In one Hyphomicrobium sp. 99 genomic region, the following are encoded:
- a CDS encoding carbon-nitrogen hydrolase family protein, translated as MSSRSKTAFRAALVQMRAGRSVERNVADAVSLINEAADRGAGYVQTPECTTLMELDQDRLMSETKPEDGNAALRAFTDAARARKLWLHIGSMAVKVGERKLANRTYVIAPDGTIAARYDKIHMFDVDLGGGESYSESVNYQAGPSAILTELPWGRLGLTICYDLRFPALHRALAKAGAKFIAAPAAFTRTTGEAHWHTLLKARAIETGTFILAAGQGGRHENGRETFGHSLIISPWGEVLAEAGVDPSVVVADIDSTYVDQVRRRIPSLTHDRDFDIVVANAKAPSLVQGT; from the coding sequence ATGTCCTCGCGATCCAAAACAGCATTCCGCGCCGCCCTCGTCCAAATGCGAGCCGGGCGCAGCGTCGAGCGCAACGTCGCCGACGCCGTGTCGCTCATCAACGAAGCGGCCGATCGCGGAGCGGGCTACGTGCAAACGCCGGAATGCACGACCCTGATGGAACTCGATCAGGACCGTCTCATGAGCGAGACGAAGCCTGAGGACGGCAACGCCGCGCTTCGAGCGTTCACCGATGCTGCTCGCGCGCGCAAGCTCTGGCTTCACATCGGCTCGATGGCCGTAAAGGTCGGCGAGCGGAAACTTGCCAATCGTACCTACGTCATCGCACCGGATGGGACGATCGCGGCCCGCTACGACAAGATCCATATGTTCGATGTCGATCTTGGCGGCGGCGAGTCCTACAGCGAGAGCGTGAACTATCAAGCTGGCCCGAGCGCCATTCTCACCGAGCTTCCGTGGGGCCGGCTCGGGCTTACCATTTGCTACGATCTGCGCTTTCCGGCTCTGCACCGGGCGCTGGCGAAGGCCGGAGCCAAGTTCATCGCCGCGCCCGCAGCCTTCACGCGCACGACGGGCGAAGCACACTGGCACACCCTTCTCAAAGCGCGCGCCATCGAGACCGGTACTTTCATTCTCGCCGCTGGACAGGGCGGACGGCACGAGAACGGGCGGGAGACGTTCGGGCACAGCCTCATCATTTCACCGTGGGGCGAAGTTTTGGCGGAAGCGGGGGTTGATCCCAGCGTCGTTGTCGCCGATATCGACTCGACCTACGTCGACCAAGTGCGGCGGAGAATTCCGTCACTAACGCACGACCGCGATTTCGATATCGTGGTCGCCAACGCGAAGGCACCTTCGCTGGTGCAAGGAACGTGA
- the grxC gene encoding glutaredoxin 3 produces the protein MQKVTVYTAGNCCYCHMAKDLLRRKGAAFEEIDLTGRNDLRADLISRAGGRRTVPQIWIGDVHVGGCDDLLDLERNGRLDTLLTAS, from the coding sequence ATGCAGAAGGTGACGGTCTATACTGCTGGCAATTGCTGCTACTGCCACATGGCCAAAGACCTATTGCGGCGCAAAGGCGCCGCCTTCGAGGAAATCGACCTCACCGGTCGCAATGATTTGCGTGCTGACCTGATCTCGCGGGCCGGCGGCCGAAGAACGGTTCCGCAAATCTGGATCGGGGACGTTCACGTAGGCGGCTGCGACGACCTTTTGGACCTCGAACGCAACGGCCGCCTCGATACGCTTTTGACAGCATCCTGA
- a CDS encoding ComF family protein yields MSNGDMVAEADADDSLSSGSGVLSRIRPFTRLRRAALDMLLPPVCLGCRVRIMDHDALCPSCWQQINFVRPPLCDRLGLPLAVDTGAPTLSAAAIANPPDYDRARAVANFDGLMRVLIHGFKFHDSHNARRLFGRWLAEAGREILADADLLVPVPLARWRLLARRFNQAQILAAEAGRRSGKPINPFALVRSRSTPHQIGLTRAQRMRNVSGVFRVPQVELQNIAGKAIVLVDDVITSGATASAAARALKRAGARKVDVLALAIVSERYS; encoded by the coding sequence ATGTCGAACGGAGATATGGTTGCAGAAGCCGACGCGGACGATAGCCTGAGCAGCGGCTCCGGTGTCCTCTCGCGTATTCGGCCATTCACCCGGCTTCGACGCGCAGCCCTCGACATGCTGCTACCTCCCGTCTGCCTGGGCTGCCGCGTCCGGATCATGGATCATGACGCGCTCTGCCCCTCATGCTGGCAGCAGATCAATTTCGTCCGGCCCCCGCTCTGCGACCGGCTAGGATTGCCGCTCGCCGTCGATACGGGCGCGCCAACGCTCTCCGCGGCCGCGATCGCTAATCCGCCGGATTATGATCGGGCCCGGGCCGTCGCCAACTTCGATGGGCTGATGCGGGTCCTCATTCACGGGTTCAAATTTCACGATAGCCACAACGCGCGGCGCTTGTTCGGGCGATGGCTCGCGGAGGCCGGGCGGGAGATCCTGGCGGACGCCGACCTTCTCGTGCCGGTGCCTCTGGCGCGGTGGCGGCTGCTGGCACGTAGATTTAACCAAGCGCAAATTCTGGCGGCGGAAGCCGGGCGGCGATCGGGAAAGCCGATCAATCCGTTCGCGCTCGTGCGGTCCCGTTCAACGCCTCATCAAATCGGTCTGACCCGCGCGCAGCGGATGCGAAACGTATCGGGCGTCTTCCGTGTTCCTCAGGTCGAATTGCAGAATATCGCTGGAAAAGCCATAGTTTTGGTCGATGATGTCATCACGAGTGGTGCAACGGCATCAGCCGCAGCCCGGGCTTTGAAACGGGCCGGCGCTCGCAAAGTCGACGTGCTCGCTCTTGCGATTGTTTCAGAACGTTATTCTTGA
- a CDS encoding methyltransferase domain-containing protein — MPGAPRIFDRKFIRTRRDRVANATGGENLPDFLLERVAEDFADRLSLVRRNFPLGLSLGAYHGLVAERLRQLPSIGTIIDVEPSLASLARAPGLKVVADDEALPFAAASLDLVVSGLSLHLVNDLPGALIQINRALKPDGLFLGALLGGETLKELREAWILAEDEVLGGASPRVAPFADVRELGGLLQRAGFALPVADNDVIEVTYASPLALMQEIKAMAASNPLTERRRTPVTRSLLLRAAQIYQERFGLPGGRIPATFEIVTLTGWVPHESQQKPLRPGSAEVSLKDVLKPRSTDPSAKE, encoded by the coding sequence ATGCCCGGCGCACCGCGGATTTTCGACCGCAAATTTATTAGAACCCGCCGTGACCGCGTCGCTAATGCAACCGGCGGTGAAAACCTTCCGGACTTCCTGCTGGAGCGGGTCGCCGAAGATTTCGCGGACCGGCTTTCCCTCGTGCGCCGGAATTTTCCGCTTGGGCTTAGCCTCGGCGCCTATCACGGGCTCGTGGCTGAGCGGCTGCGGCAGCTTCCCTCGATCGGAACCATCATCGACGTCGAACCATCCCTCGCGAGCCTCGCGCGGGCACCGGGCCTCAAAGTTGTCGCCGATGACGAGGCGCTGCCGTTCGCGGCGGCCAGCCTCGATCTCGTCGTGTCCGGTCTCTCGCTGCACCTCGTCAACGACCTGCCGGGTGCGCTCATCCAGATCAATCGCGCCTTGAAGCCCGACGGCCTTTTTCTCGGCGCCCTGCTCGGCGGCGAGACCCTGAAGGAATTGAGGGAAGCCTGGATCCTTGCGGAGGATGAGGTCCTAGGCGGCGCCTCCCCGCGAGTTGCGCCGTTTGCCGATGTGCGCGAACTCGGCGGACTTCTCCAGCGCGCAGGGTTTGCCCTGCCGGTCGCCGACAACGACGTGATCGAGGTAACCTACGCGTCGCCGCTGGCGCTAATGCAGGAAATAAAGGCCATGGCGGCGAGCAATCCGCTGACCGAACGCCGCCGAACACCGGTGACGCGCAGCCTCCTGCTCCGGGCGGCGCAAATCTATCAGGAGCGCTTCGGTCTTCCCGGCGGCCGCATTCCGGCGACGTTCGAAATCGTCACGCTGACAGGCTGGGTACCCCACGAAAGCCAGCAGAAGCCGCTGCGGCCTGGATCGGCCGAAGTCAGCCTCAAAGATGTACTGAAGCCTCGCTCAACAGATCCCTCAGCCAAGGAATGA
- the mutT gene encoding 8-oxo-dGTP diphosphatase MutT, with protein MKPLLLVAAVALIDDDKRVLIAQRPEGKSMAGLWEFPGGKVETGETPEDALCRELKEELDIELCRTCLAPFNFASHAYEKFHLLMPLYICRTWDGEIRPREGQTVKWVRALDLNRYPMPPADEPLIPWLRDLLSEASVHL; from the coding sequence ATGAAACCGCTGCTGCTCGTCGCTGCCGTCGCGCTCATCGATGACGACAAGCGGGTGCTGATCGCCCAGCGCCCGGAAGGCAAGTCCATGGCCGGTCTCTGGGAATTTCCCGGCGGCAAAGTGGAGACGGGTGAAACGCCCGAGGATGCTCTTTGCCGCGAACTCAAAGAAGAACTCGACATCGAGCTTTGCCGGACGTGCCTTGCGCCGTTCAACTTCGCCAGCCACGCGTATGAGAAATTCCATCTGCTGATGCCGCTCTACATTTGCCGGACGTGGGACGGCGAGATCAGACCCCGTGAGGGGCAGACCGTGAAATGGGTCCGGGCTCTCGATCTCAACCGCTATCCGATGCCGCCCGCCGACGAGCCGCTCATTCCTTGGCTGAGGGATCTGTTGAGCGAGGCTTCAGTACATCTTTGA
- a CDS encoding thiopurine S-methyltransferase translates to MDKAFWHERWQNREIGFHQQRIHSQLLRFWPKLGLPQQSAVFVPLAGKSRDMVWLATQGHRVIGVELSDVAVREFFEEGGQVPDRTSAGAFEISSAGPFELYCGDFFEMSSDVLKDVVAVYDRAALIALPPGMRAHYVETLARIVPREAIIFLIAIDYPEGEITGPPFAVSPDEVRRIYGGLFKIEVLDSRDGLAESENLRKRGVTRLEETAYLLRRRS, encoded by the coding sequence ATGGATAAGGCGTTCTGGCACGAGCGTTGGCAGAACCGCGAAATCGGATTTCACCAGCAGCGAATCCATTCGCAGCTTTTGCGCTTTTGGCCGAAGCTCGGGTTGCCGCAACAAAGCGCGGTCTTCGTTCCGCTTGCGGGGAAAAGCCGCGACATGGTCTGGCTCGCGACGCAAGGGCATCGCGTGATCGGGGTCGAACTGTCGGACGTTGCCGTGCGTGAATTTTTCGAGGAAGGCGGGCAAGTGCCGGACCGCACCTCGGCGGGCGCGTTCGAGATTTCGTCGGCTGGCCCGTTCGAGCTTTATTGCGGCGATTTTTTCGAGATGTCTTCCGACGTCCTGAAGGATGTCGTTGCCGTCTACGACCGCGCCGCGCTGATTGCGTTGCCGCCTGGAATGCGCGCCCATTACGTCGAGACTCTCGCGCGCATCGTGCCGCGTGAGGCGATCATCTTTCTTATCGCCATCGATTATCCCGAGGGCGAAATCACGGGTCCGCCATTTGCCGTTTCGCCGGATGAGGTTCGCCGTATTTACGGGGGATTATTCAAGATCGAGGTGCTCGATAGCCGCGATGGACTTGCCGAAAGCGAGAACCTGCGGAAACGGGGCGTGACGCGTCTCGAAGAAACGGCCTATCTGCTTCGGCGGCGCTCATGA
- the argJ gene encoding bifunctional glutamate N-acetyltransferase/amino-acid acetyltransferase ArgJ, protein MGKVPNVSPFAPKTLATLPIIDGVAFATAEAGIRYKNRTDLLLAVLDEGTSVAGVLTQSKTASAPVLACRKHLKKGEARALVVNSGNANAFTGKKGSDAVDVTVAHAVEAVGCKPHEVFVASTGVIGEPLDAEKFAHLLSGLAKEVEPNAFEKAARAIMTTDTYPKLATRTALIGDVAVTINGFCKGAGMIAPDMATMLCFIFTDAAISSDALQELLAEHAETTFNCMTVDGDTSTSDTCLMFATGKAEARGQKPITKAKSKKLQAFSEALYDLMRDLAIQVAKDGEGLTKFVTFEVGGAKSWAAARAIALSCANSPILKTAIAGEDPNWGRVVMAVGKSGEAADRDRLSIWFGPYCVARDGERAEDYDEKTVAAYMKNSEILIRVDVGVGKSGARVWTCDLTHEYVSINADYRS, encoded by the coding sequence ATGGGCAAAGTCCCGAACGTTTCGCCGTTTGCACCCAAGACGCTCGCAACGCTGCCCATCATCGACGGCGTCGCGTTCGCGACCGCCGAAGCCGGCATTCGCTACAAGAATCGCACTGACCTGCTGCTTGCCGTGCTCGATGAGGGAACGTCTGTCGCCGGCGTTCTCACCCAGTCGAAGACGGCATCCGCTCCGGTGCTTGCCTGCCGTAAACACCTGAAAAAGGGCGAGGCACGAGCGCTCGTCGTCAATTCCGGCAATGCCAACGCCTTCACAGGCAAAAAGGGCAGCGACGCGGTGGACGTCACGGTTGCACATGCCGTTGAGGCGGTCGGATGCAAACCGCATGAGGTGTTCGTGGCTTCGACCGGCGTCATCGGCGAACCTCTCGACGCCGAAAAGTTCGCGCATCTACTCAGCGGCCTCGCCAAAGAGGTTGAGCCCAACGCCTTCGAAAAGGCGGCGCGGGCGATCATGACGACGGACACCTATCCGAAGCTCGCGACGCGGACGGCGCTGATCGGCGATGTCGCGGTCACGATCAATGGCTTCTGCAAGGGCGCCGGCATGATCGCGCCCGACATGGCCACGATGCTGTGCTTCATCTTCACCGACGCCGCGATCTCATCCGATGCGTTGCAGGAGCTTCTGGCCGAGCACGCCGAGACGACGTTCAACTGCATGACGGTCGACGGCGATACGTCGACCAGCGATACCTGCCTTATGTTCGCGACGGGTAAAGCCGAGGCTCGCGGGCAAAAGCCCATCACGAAGGCCAAGTCGAAGAAGCTCCAGGCATTCTCCGAGGCTCTTTACGACCTGATGCGCGATCTCGCGATCCAGGTCGCGAAGGACGGCGAGGGTTTGACGAAATTTGTCACTTTCGAAGTCGGCGGCGCCAAATCGTGGGCTGCGGCGCGGGCGATCGCGCTTTCCTGCGCCAATTCACCCATTCTCAAGACGGCGATTGCCGGAGAAGATCCGAATTGGGGACGCGTCGTGATGGCCGTCGGCAAGTCAGGTGAAGCTGCGGACCGCGACAGGCTTTCGATCTGGTTTGGTCCCTATTGCGTCGCGCGGGACGGGGAGCGCGCCGAGGATTACGACGAGAAGACGGTAGCCGCCTATATGAAGAACTCCGAAATCCTCATTCGGGTCGATGTCGGAGTTGGCAAATCGGGCGCACGGGTTTGGACCTGCGACCTCACGCATGAATACGTGTCGATCAATGCCGATTACCGGAGCTGA
- a CDS encoding peptidylprolyl isomerase has protein sequence MKRIPLILMTFALAGFAAPLTAFADDKVVATIDGKPITEGDLAVAESEIGSDMGTMPPEQKRTSLLEFLIDNQLFAEAAEAEKLNQGADFETRLNYLKRRALRELYFDKVIKASVSDADARKIYDDQVKLLKPEEEVSARHILVATEDEAKALKEKLDKGADFAQLAKENSKDPGSKDDGGNLGYFGHGQMVPQFEEIVFKLKKGEVSDPVKTQFGWHLVKLEDRRTKQPPAFDIVKDRIVQSLLLQKAQQTAVGLRGKAKIEIVDPEIKKTVDARNALIQSQSKPAAAEPAKEAPKDAPAEAPKP, from the coding sequence ATGAAGCGCATCCCCCTTATTCTCATGACATTCGCGCTGGCAGGCTTTGCCGCACCTCTCACAGCGTTTGCCGACGACAAGGTCGTCGCCACGATCGATGGCAAGCCCATAACGGAAGGCGATCTTGCGGTTGCGGAGAGCGAAATCGGCTCCGACATGGGCACAATGCCGCCGGAGCAGAAGCGCACGTCCCTTCTCGAATTCCTCATCGACAACCAGCTTTTTGCGGAAGCCGCCGAAGCCGAAAAGCTGAATCAGGGCGCCGACTTCGAAACGCGCCTCAACTATTTGAAACGGCGCGCACTTCGCGAGTTGTACTTCGACAAGGTCATCAAGGCTTCCGTCAGCGATGCCGACGCGCGCAAGATCTATGATGATCAGGTCAAGCTTTTGAAGCCTGAGGAAGAAGTATCGGCCCGGCATATTCTGGTCGCGACAGAAGACGAAGCCAAGGCCTTGAAGGAAAAGCTCGACAAGGGCGCCGACTTTGCTCAGCTCGCCAAAGAAAACTCCAAGGATCCTGGGTCCAAGGATGATGGCGGCAACCTCGGTTACTTCGGCCACGGGCAGATGGTGCCGCAGTTTGAAGAAATCGTGTTCAAGCTGAAGAAGGGTGAAGTTTCCGACCCGGTGAAGACGCAGTTCGGCTGGCACCTCGTGAAGCTGGAAGATCGCCGCACCAAGCAGCCGCCGGCCTTCGACATCGTCAAGGACCGTATCGTTCAGTCGTTGCTTCTGCAGAAAGCACAGCAGACGGCTGTTGGGCTGCGCGGTAAGGCGAAAATCGAGATCGTCGATCCGGAGATCAAGAAGACGGTCGATGCTCGCAATGCGTTGATCCAGAGCCAGTCGAAGCCTGCAGCCGCTGAACCGGCGAAGGAAGCTCCGAAGGACGCGCCGGCGGAAGCGCCGAAGCCCTAA